One region of Catenuloplanes indicus genomic DNA includes:
- a CDS encoding VOC family protein, with protein sequence MTSYVSHTTVDCIDAYALSRWWQAVLDYREDPDDPNEPGHEECMIFSADGGHRLLFIEVPDGKRGKNRLHLDLRPVTGTRDEELARLTGLGATVVADRRNANGTGWVVLADPEGNEFCILRGEAELARPVP encoded by the coding sequence ATGACCTCCTACGTCTCGCACACCACGGTGGACTGCATCGACGCCTACGCGCTGTCGCGGTGGTGGCAGGCGGTCCTGGACTACCGCGAGGACCCGGACGATCCGAACGAGCCGGGGCACGAGGAGTGCATGATCTTCTCCGCGGACGGCGGGCACCGGTTGCTGTTCATCGAGGTGCCGGACGGCAAGCGGGGGAAGAACCGGTTGCACCTGGACCTGCGGCCGGTGACGGGCACGCGGGACGAGGAGCTGGCCCGGTTGACCGGGTTGGGCGCGACCGTGGTCGCGGACCGCCGGAACGCGAACGGCACCGGGTGGGTGGTGCTGGCCGACCCGGAGGGCAACGAGTTCTGCATCCTCCGCGGCGAGGCCGAGCTCGCCCGGCCGGTCCCGTAG
- a CDS encoding alpha/beta fold hydrolase: MNAGEEQAHQAPPVRRRRRVLWWTLGAIAALVVVLLVVAGVRLGTPLRADPARLAEVASGVEDTGDALIMRPAVASTGDGLVFVPGARVEAEAYAWTLAPLVTAGTTVVIVRPPLRFAILERRTLAEFTALAPEVTRWTVGGHSLGGVRACTYAADEPDRVAGLVLLGSYCNDDISGTTLPVLSVGGSRDGFSTPQDIRDAARLLPADATFVEVEGMNHAQFGAYGDQDGDGTATIDDEAARAAVIAAFDRP, from the coding sequence ATGAACGCTGGGGAAGAACAGGCACACCAGGCCCCACCGGTACGGCGGCGCCGCCGCGTGCTGTGGTGGACGCTCGGCGCGATCGCGGCGCTGGTCGTGGTCCTGCTGGTGGTGGCCGGGGTGCGGCTGGGCACGCCGCTGCGGGCGGACCCGGCCCGGCTCGCCGAGGTGGCGTCCGGGGTGGAGGACACCGGGGATGCGCTGATCATGCGGCCGGCCGTGGCGTCGACCGGCGACGGCCTGGTGTTCGTGCCCGGCGCGCGGGTCGAGGCGGAGGCGTACGCGTGGACGCTCGCGCCGCTGGTCACGGCCGGTACGACCGTGGTGATCGTACGCCCGCCGCTGCGCTTCGCGATCCTGGAGCGGCGCACGCTGGCCGAGTTCACCGCGCTCGCGCCGGAGGTAACCCGGTGGACGGTCGGCGGGCACTCGCTCGGCGGTGTGCGCGCCTGCACGTACGCGGCGGACGAGCCGGACCGGGTCGCCGGGCTGGTGCTGCTCGGGTCGTACTGCAACGACGACATCTCCGGTACGACACTGCCGGTGCTCAGTGTCGGCGGCTCCCGCGACGGGTTCAGCACGCCGCAGGACATCCGGGACGCGGCCCGCCTGCTGCCGGCCGACGCGACGTTCGTCGAGGTCGAGGGCATGAACCACGCACAGTTCGGCGCGTACGGCGACCAGGACGGTGACGGCACCGCGACCATCGACGACGAGGCCGCCCGCGCGGCCGTGATCGCGGCCTTCGACAGGCCTTGA
- a CDS encoding rhodanese-like domain-containing protein yields MTTVSVGVDELLARARRGVRRLTPREVRDAVSAGEALLIDTRTDRQRARQGDLPGAIVIDRTVLEWRLDPASENRIPEATGYDVPVVVVCRQGYSSSLAAASLRAVGLHRATDLAGGVEAWIEAGLPIATGPADVRE; encoded by the coding sequence ATGACGACGGTCTCGGTTGGGGTGGACGAGCTGCTGGCGCGGGCGCGGCGCGGCGTGCGGCGGCTGACGCCGCGGGAGGTCCGTGACGCGGTCTCCGCCGGCGAGGCGCTGTTGATCGACACGCGGACGGACCGGCAGCGGGCCCGGCAGGGGGATCTACCGGGTGCGATCGTCATCGACCGGACCGTGCTGGAATGGCGGCTGGACCCCGCGTCGGAGAACCGGATCCCGGAGGCGACCGGGTATGACGTGCCGGTCGTGGTGGTGTGCCGGCAGGGCTACAGCTCGAGCCTGGCCGCGGCGAGCCTGCGGGCGGTCGGTCTGCACCGGGCCACCGATCTCGCCGGCGGCGTGGAGGCCTGGATCGAGGCCGGGCTGCCGATCGCGACCGGGCCCGCGGACGTGCGCGAATGA
- a CDS encoding GntR family transcriptional regulator, translated as MTAAERAYAYMKERIIRGELAGGARLSEGQICAELELSRTPVHEAFLRLEAERLLTLSSRQGAVVTAIPPGEARDVLQMRAALERTAAARVVADRIDPGRIAAALRTPLGYQREALDSDDLNAYVVADCDFHGAVITLSGNRIAAHFYDLLRDRQLRLFHQVFTVGGLKPDEALDEHEDLARLLAGHDADGYLSVLDRHLARHQGVL; from the coding sequence ATGACGGCGGCCGAGCGCGCGTACGCGTATATGAAGGAGCGCATCATCCGGGGTGAGCTGGCCGGTGGCGCGCGGCTCAGCGAGGGGCAGATCTGCGCTGAGTTGGAACTCAGTCGCACGCCTGTTCACGAGGCGTTTCTTCGTTTGGAGGCGGAGCGGCTGCTGACCCTCTCCAGCCGGCAGGGTGCGGTGGTGACGGCGATTCCGCCGGGTGAGGCGCGGGATGTGCTGCAGATGCGGGCGGCGCTGGAACGCACCGCCGCCGCCCGTGTGGTCGCGGACCGCATCGATCCGGGGCGGATCGCGGCGGCGCTGCGCACGCCGCTCGGCTACCAGCGGGAGGCGCTCGATTCGGACGATCTGAACGCGTACGTGGTGGCGGACTGTGATTTTCACGGGGCGGTGATCACGCTGTCGGGCAACCGTATCGCGGCGCATTTCTACGATTTGCTGCGCGATCGGCAGCTGCGGCTGTTCCACCAGGTCTTCACGGTCGGTGGCCTGAAGCCGGACGAGGCGCTGGACGAGCACGAGGACCTGGCCCGCCTGCTCGCCGGTCATGACGCCGACGGTTATCTGTCGGTCCTGGACCGGCATCTCGCGCGTCACCAGGGCGTCCTCTGA
- a CDS encoding NADP-dependent oxidoreductase yields the protein MRRIVQRTLGGPEVLEWVPADRPEPGPAEIQVEVRAAGVNPVDWKVRAGGGYLGTPPFTVGWEAAGVVTALGPGVTRFVPGDEVFGLFRFPREAAAYAEYVTGPARHFAHRPRAMTMAESAGLALAGLTAWQVLADTARIRAGQRVLIPAAAGGFGHLAVQIAKARGAHVIGTARADKHALVREFGADEVIDYRDIDVGDAVRDVDLAVGVVAGQVPSLVRTLRPGGMLLTLNGADTAASVAAGGRFLLAEPDRAGLEELARLAGEGRLRVHVDRVLPMSAAAEAHRAGETGRTVGKIVLAP from the coding sequence GTGCGGAGAATCGTGCAACGGACGCTCGGCGGACCCGAGGTGCTGGAGTGGGTGCCGGCGGACCGGCCGGAGCCGGGACCGGCCGAGATCCAGGTCGAGGTGCGGGCGGCCGGCGTCAACCCGGTCGACTGGAAGGTGCGGGCCGGCGGTGGCTACCTGGGCACGCCGCCGTTCACGGTGGGCTGGGAGGCGGCCGGTGTGGTGACCGCGCTCGGTCCCGGAGTCACCCGTTTCGTACCCGGTGATGAGGTTTTCGGGCTTTTTCGGTTCCCGCGGGAAGCGGCCGCGTACGCGGAGTACGTCACCGGCCCGGCCCGGCACTTCGCGCACCGGCCGAGAGCGATGACCATGGCAGAGTCGGCCGGTCTCGCGCTGGCCGGTCTGACCGCGTGGCAGGTGCTGGCCGACACCGCGCGGATCCGGGCGGGTCAACGCGTCCTGATCCCGGCCGCGGCCGGCGGGTTCGGTCACCTGGCCGTGCAGATCGCCAAGGCCCGCGGCGCCCACGTGATCGGCACCGCACGGGCGGACAAGCACGCGCTGGTGCGGGAGTTCGGCGCCGACGAGGTGATCGACTACCGGGACATCGACGTCGGCGACGCCGTGCGTGACGTCGACCTGGCCGTCGGTGTCGTCGCCGGTCAGGTGCCGTCGCTGGTCAGGACGCTGCGGCCGGGCGGCATGCTGCTCACGCTGAACGGCGCGGACACCGCCGCGTCGGTCGCCGCGGGCGGCCGTTTCCTGCTGGCCGAGCCGGACCGGGCCGGCCTCGAGGAGCTGGCCCGACTGGCCGGCGAGGGCCGCCTGCGGGTGCACGTCGACCGGGTGCTGCCGATGTCCGCGGCGGCCGAGGCGCACCGGGCCGGGGAGACCGGCCGTACCGTGGGAAAGATCGTCCTGGCGCCGTGA
- a CDS encoding HIT family protein, producing MDCYTCRHNEAFGTLPPRELIAADRHWRVAHAFDAALPGWLILVPLRHAESIADLTDDEAAALGTWQVRLSRALHAVTGCTKTYVVQFAEKEGFAHVHFHVVPRMPDLPADHRGPRVFAYLNAPGDHRVTAPAQDLLAAALRAHLTPADPDPATPG from the coding sequence ATGGACTGCTACACCTGCCGGCACAACGAGGCATTCGGCACGCTGCCGCCGCGCGAGCTGATCGCCGCGGACCGGCACTGGCGGGTCGCCCACGCCTTCGACGCGGCGCTGCCCGGCTGGCTGATCCTCGTCCCGCTCCGGCACGCCGAGTCGATCGCCGACCTGACCGACGACGAAGCGGCCGCCCTCGGCACCTGGCAGGTCCGGCTCTCCCGCGCGCTGCACGCCGTCACCGGATGCACCAAGACCTACGTGGTGCAGTTCGCCGAGAAGGAGGGTTTCGCGCACGTCCACTTCCACGTGGTCCCGCGCATGCCCGACCTACCGGCGGATCACCGCGGCCCCCGCGTCTTCGCCTACCTCAACGCCCCCGGCGACCACCGCGTCACCGCACCGGCCCAGGACCTCCTCGCCGCGGCCCTGCGTGCCCACCTGACACCGGCCGATCCGGATCCGGCCACGCCGGGCTGA
- a CDS encoding DUF4142 domain-containing protein — protein MSAGLVIMQSAVAQAAEPGVPVPPGELIPDTGSGEVTDADIDLVVKVRLAGLWEIPAGEMAQEKSDNPRIKEIGKDIAEQHKVLDQLARDAAEKLDIKLPNKPNKNQQGWLDEMEEAEGEEFDQIYVDRLRAAHGSIFPAIATIRASTRNDTVRRLAQQANQFVATHLTLLESSDLVDFEALPTAPNPSASPSTAKANNQALNEVAATQTIQTNQNLVFGLIALVVAGGAFLAWRTMGTSGGRSSRRRSRF, from the coding sequence GTGTCGGCCGGCCTGGTGATCATGCAGTCGGCCGTGGCCCAGGCCGCGGAACCCGGCGTCCCGGTGCCGCCCGGCGAGCTGATACCGGACACCGGCAGCGGTGAGGTCACCGACGCGGACATCGACCTGGTGGTCAAGGTGCGGCTGGCCGGCCTGTGGGAGATCCCGGCCGGCGAGATGGCGCAGGAGAAGTCGGACAATCCGCGGATCAAGGAGATCGGCAAGGACATCGCGGAGCAGCACAAGGTGCTCGACCAGCTCGCCCGGGACGCCGCCGAGAAGCTCGACATCAAGCTGCCGAACAAGCCGAACAAGAATCAGCAGGGCTGGCTCGACGAGATGGAGGAGGCCGAGGGCGAGGAGTTCGACCAGATCTACGTCGACCGGCTCCGCGCGGCCCACGGCTCGATCTTCCCGGCGATCGCGACGATCCGGGCCAGCACCCGCAACGACACGGTACGGCGGCTGGCCCAGCAGGCCAACCAGTTCGTGGCCACGCACCTGACGCTGCTCGAGTCCAGCGACCTGGTCGACTTCGAGGCGCTGCCCACCGCGCCGAACCCGTCCGCGTCGCCGTCCACGGCGAAGGCGAACAACCAGGCGCTCAACGAGGTCGCCGCGACCCAGACGATCCAGACCAACCAGAACCTCGTGTTCGGACTGATCGCACTGGTGGTGGCCGGCGGCGCGTTCCTCGCATGGCGCACCATGGGTACTTCGGGGGGCCGGTCGTCGCGGCGCCGATCGCGCTTCTGA